Proteins from a single region of Anastrepha ludens isolate Willacy chromosome 5, idAnaLude1.1, whole genome shotgun sequence:
- the LOC128865180 gene encoding tiggrin, translated as MKVVCLALALLCVAQWRVDAYSVGSSSGYSSSSRYTSSSSTSSSSGNVACCQLSSWAYAHINEVRQFANRLRQEYNYMSQGSSTGYSVHGAQWDANIIHLTGKTGSELDALVRRVSEQLVTDMRKGLLPYNTIVAPNFFESKAAETLETYTAASDDYGQQQQQVEVGHFQPVDLSNFDEVRNYAYPAEVKVIDGKTYVVHKNCTEAKKVSGDGSYGSPLVTVRSRNRTTITTSGAVPAYTYGSAGYSSGSLTSDGATSYPSSVYVQPGSSSSTTTVRRKNTVYDWVNQNMEPSVMGYNPVVNVAGSSDWQMGSYRPATHIPTDVDVETFGAGGSQAFRPSYAPGSTVTVRRYNKTIITNPDGTNTVSGSELNRKWVDGKLVYDSQRPFGEWTVPRGEAWKQEERERFFWFLTQGNITPQRLEEWQRQQEERLLAMAERYHTTIEDIQEWHRNELDRYRVLLGQYQAQNPNLTGWKRTEAGRLDWLVHQNSITREELERWQRENNEKLVQLARQYSISLQELKNWQIEELNRLYAYFNDQNNSMISRPIGSGSLRTNEQERLEELIRQHNATITQLQNSIRLDQQKLSDLGQKYRGNVQDMEKWLKGELARLNGIISEQRNEMTRVTEWQSSERERLENVVKQHRGSVEELEAQMARDRNYMKALAAKYHVSLEELEKWQSSELDRLHNASQTKLELDIQEWQRREREHLKSIVNKNDLTIEEFQAKILSDRSRLEDLAKTYKIQVSEVEDWIRNEIKNFQSQGLLKEVEKELEAWQQKERERLNTIVQQNELTVEELEKKIKEDQTHLYSMANMYQVRVEEIEEWLKKELLRLQGEGLIKVEDLKDWQKQEREDVLKIVQENKLTIEEFEKKLLADRRRLQELAQTYNVQTSEIEGWIKKEGERLQSLGLLQIQEQLSNWQKSERDRLLDLVNKNNLSIDELQESIKKDRQHLYTLAHQNQVRVEEVEEWIKKEINKLQEEGLIEINKLKDWQSQWRGNLTNMVKERDFTVEEFHKWLLEDRKRLQDLAMQHNVHIEEIEQWVRNEEQRFISMGLLKPNEKLRNWQEVERRYLERITQEQYHSTEQLEQRLRQDRELLEKLARDYSVQVEEIEQWMKKELARLRDDGQLQIDNLTAWQIAERERLEELIKQNKAWSVEEFESALRQDREHMQKMAFQYHTSVEEIEKWIQSEVDRLRQQGKLDIEKLTEWQKAEHARILKLLQQQSTITVEEFEEKVQKDKRFLINLANQYHVSVTEVEAYVKKVIDDLHNKGKFEVENLQNWQLVERDYIKQLIGQYQNGLSTTEYEQKLLADRAHLYQLADQYRISIDQIEKWMLDELKRLRKDSADHVQKLAEWQVAEAQRLKELIRENNHLSYVEFQIELNKERQRLQELAKQYSVSVEEVEMWLRQQLVNLKTTGQVQVESLTQWQSEEQKRLIDMLLQQQNSLSYEEFEAQLRRDRAHLQQLAQEYSVSVEQIENWMRDELQRLKNSGLLQVEQLTYWQKNERDRLQDWLNQQNNATTYEEFNTFLRRDKARLERIAQEYHVTVEEVESWVQQEGARLQVLGLITRPQSYVIYEDHSGNDEWKVYTLAHLKAVAQTVPMNWQDFEEYLVKERMRWEQFARQYHVSVEEIEEYIREEAQKLNQQGVITGSMTVEQWEIEENQHIQNLINDRLRKQQRWSIEELERQLKQDQEHLRQLAMQYHITVEEVEAWYKQELQRLLEQNKLISEHLVDWQRREKDRLYRLITRQPGVTVEVWEEQILRDRNTLNNLADEYHVSIEELESWIRNELRRLTDLGLVRDLHQSTDYNNWQKQESERLRSIAAEINITQIEFLEFIAADTDYQRRLAKLYGTTLEQLAPFQSIEISHLQREGLLDNTKLLTLEQWQKRERDRLYNLIKNQNFSLKNLRNWQRQDMFLNEVAANYGITAQALKDWQIKEFERFIQLAEHYGVTLNQLQDFRDKEWRYINFVMHKKTSNEGERINWGAEEAKRMAALERKTGLRGEELLQWRRIFYLLCQGLLPMDASTGFGGHEMGAGSTNRTAWPHNVISKDRGDQPPHIYDENVDAEEPGLAGQDNSLYPLPNAAMKVEPTTQYPAPSAAYLPPSSGGRTSGYRYSKKEYKFTVPAGTVNAAASADASSSMTSASANVNVGRARYGRERELDTQQQQQQEVDDYGQQQQVEVAWNGKLEDGGQQQVQDGYGRGGSAGYSSSSSSSHAHHSGGGSSYGRTSYGGYGHRQQQQQQQQQQQQQQQQEDFGQQQQVDDFGQQQQVELDDYKQQEWDQQQQVQVEDLSGSYGGAQAGYNQKQVSSTEANAHVEVAAVTENTGLWNSFKKKASGLFG; from the exons ATGAAGGTCGTGTGCCTTGCGTTAGCGCTACTCTGCGTAGCACAATGGCGCGTAGATGCCTACAGCGTTGGTAGCTCGTCTGGGTACTCATCCTCGTCGCGCTACACATCATCTTCCTCCACTTCATCCTCCAGCGGCAATGTAGCCTGTTGTCAATTAAGTTCCTGGGCCTACGCCCACATCAATGAGGTGCGCCAGTTTGCGAATCGGTTGAGACAGGAATATAACTACATGTCACAGGGCAGTAGCACCGGCTATAGTGTGCATGGAGCTCAATGGGATG CAAACATTATTCATCTCACTGGTAAGACCGGTTCTGAGTTGGATGCACTGGTGCGTCGTGTTAGTGAGCAGTTGGTTACCGACATGCGTAAAGGTCTCTTGCCTTACAACACCATtgtcgcaccgaactttttcgAATCGAAGGCTGCCGAAACGCTTGAGACGTACACTGCCGCCAGCGATGATTACggccagcaacagcaacaagttGAAGTTGGCCACTTTCAACCAGTCGATCTTTCGAACTTCGATGAGGTACGCAACTATGCCTATCCTGCCGAAGTGAAGGTTATCGATGGCAAGACCTATGTCGTGCATAAGAACTGCACCGAGGCTAAGAAGGTGAGCGGTGATGGGTCATATGGCAGTCCGCTGGTTACAGTGCGCAGTCGCAATCGTACTACCATTACCACTAGTGGCGCTGTGCCTGCATATACTTACGGCTCTGCTGGTTACAGTAGTGGTTCCTTGACATCTGACGGCGCTACCAGCTATCCAAGTTCGGTTTATGTGCAACCGGGTAGCAGCAGCAGTACTACTACTGTAAGACGCAAGAACACAGTTTACGATTGGGTCAATCAGAACATGGAACCCAGTGTAATGGGTTATAATCCGGTGGTAAATGTTGCGGGCTCTTCGGATTGGCAAATGGGCTCTTACAGGCCAGCCACACATATTCCCACTGACGTTGATGTGGAGACTTTTGGTGCTGGCGGGAGTCAAGCTTTCCGCCCAAGTTACGCGCCTGGATCTACGGTGACCGTGCGCCGCTATAACAAGACAATTATCACCAATCCAGATGGTACAAATACCGTTAGTGGCTCAGAATTGAACCGGAAGTGGGTTGATGGTAAACTCGTTTATGACTCGCAACGGCCGTTTGGTGAATGGACAGTGCCACGCGGTGAGGCTTGGAAGCAAGAAGAGCGTGAACGTTTCTTCTGGTTCCTGACGCAAGGCAATATAACACCACAGCGCTTGGAGGAATGGCAACGGCAGCAAGAGGAACGTCTTTTGGCTATGGCTGAACGCTATCACACAACAATTGAGGATATACAGGAATGGCACCGCAATGAATTGGATCGTTATCGCGTGTTGTTGGGTCAGTATCAGGCGCAAAACCCCAATCTTACCGGCTGGAAACGCACTGAGGCCGGTCGCCTCGACTGGCTAGTCCATCAGAATAGCATTACACGTGAGGAGCTCGAACGCTGGCAGCGCGAAAATAATGAGAAGTTGGTGCAACTTGCACGTCAATACAGTATCTCATTGCAGGAACTGAAGAACTGGCAAATCGAGGAGCTGAATCGCCTCTATGCTTACTTTAATGATCAGAATAATTCGATGATTTCACGCCCCATAGGTTCCGGTTCACTGCGTACCAATGAACAAGAACGTTTGGAGGAGCTAATTCGCCAGCACAATGCCACAATTACGCAACTCCAGAACTCCATACGCTTGGATCAACAAAAACTATCTGATTTGGGTCAAAAGTATCGTGGAAATGTGCAAGATATGGAAAAGTGGTTGAAGGGTGAATTGGCGCGCCTGAATGGTATTATTAGCGAACAACGGAACGAGATGACACGTGTCACGGAATGGCAAAGCTCTGAGCGCGAGCGTCTAGAAAATGTTGTTAAGCAACATCGTGGCTCAGTGGAAGAGTTGGAAGCGCAAATGGCACGCGATCGCAACTATATGAAAGCGTTGGCCGCAAAGTACCACGTCAGCCTTGAAGAACTGGAGAAATGGCAGAGCTCTGAGCTGGACCGTTTACACAACGCAAGTCAGACTAAACTTGAATTAGATATTCAGGAATGGCAACGTCGTGAACGCGAACATTTGAAGTCTATTGTGAACAAGAATGATTTAACCATTGAAGAGTTTCAAGCAAAGATCCTGAGCGACCGTTCACGCCTCGAAGATTTGGCAAAGACCTACAAAATTCAAGTCTCCGAAGTGGAGGACTGGATTAGAAATGAAATTAAGAACTTCCAATCACAAGGACTTTTGAAAGAGGTCGAAAAAGAATTAGAAGCTTGGCAGCAGAAGGAGCGTGAGCGTTTGAATACTATTGTGCAGCAGAATGAGTTAACCGTCGAGGAGTTGGAGAAGAAAATCAAGGAGGATCAAACGCATTTATACAGCATGGCGAACATGTACCAGGTAAGAGTTGAGGAAATCGAAGAGTGGCTGAAGAAGGAGCTACTACGCTTACAAGGTGAAGGTCTGATCAAGGTGGAAGACTTGAAGGACTGGCAGAAACAGGAACGTGAAGATGTACTTAAGATTGTGCAGGAGAACAAGTTAACCATTGAAGAGTTTGAGAAAAAACTGTTGGCGGATAGGCGACGTCTACAAGAGCTTGCGCAGACGTACAACGTGCAAACATCGGAGATTGAGGGATGGATAAAGAAAGAAGGTGAGCGTTTGCAGAGCTTGGGATTACTTCAGATACAGGAACAACTGAGCAACTGGCAGAAGAGCGAACGGGATCGTCTGCTAGATTTGGTTAACAAGAATAATCTCTCTATCGACGAACTGCAAGAGAGTATCAAAAAGGACCGCCAGCATTTGTACACATTGGCTCACCAGAACCAGGTGCGCGTCGAAGAGGTTGAGGAGTGGATCAAGAAAGAGATCAACAAGTTACAGGAAGAAGGCTTAATCGAAATAAACAAACTCAAAGACTGGCAGTCACAATGGCGTGGCAACCTGACAAATATGGTTAAGGAGCGAGACTTCACCGTAGAAGAATTCCACAAATGGTTATTGGAGGATCGCAAACGGCTGCAAGACCTCGCCATGCAACACAACGTGCATATCGAAGAGATCGAGCAGTGGGTGCGCAATGAGGAGCAACGCTTTATTAGCATGGGTCTGCTGAAACCAAATGAGAAGCTAAGGAACTGGCAAGAAGTGGAACGTCGTTACTTGGAACGTATCACTCAAGAACAATACCACTCCACGGAACAATTGGAACAACGTTTGCGCCAAGACCGCGAATTGCTTGAGAAATTGGCACGCGACTATAGCGTGCAAGTCGAGGAAATCGAGCAATGGATGAAGAAGGAATTGGCACGTTTACGCGATGATGGCCAACTGCAAATCGACAACCTTACCGCTTGGCAAATAGCTGAGCGCGAGCGCCTCGAGGAGCTGATCAAACAGAATAAGGCATGGAGTGTAGAAGAATTCGAAAGTGCACTGCGGCAAGACCGCGAGCACATGCAGAAGATGGCCTTCCAGTACCACACTTCGGTGGAGGAGATCGAAAAGTGGATACAATCGGAAGTCGACCGCCTACGACAACAAGGTAAACTCGATATTGAGAAGCTCACTGAGTGGCAGAAAGCGGAACATGCGCGTATTTTGAAATTGCTGCAACAACAATCCACCATCACAGTGGAAGAGTTCGAGGAGAAAGTGCAGAAGGATAAACGTTTCTTAATCAACTTGGCCAATCAGTATCATGTGAGCGTAACAGAAGTAGAGGCCTATGTGAAGAAGGTCATTGACGATTTGCACAATAAGGGAAAATTCGAGGTAGAGAACCTGCAAAACTGGCAGTTGGTCGAGCGTGACTACATCAAACAATTGATCGGGCAATATCAAAATGGTCTATCCACTACCGAATATGAACAGAAATTGTTGGCGGATCGTGCGCATTTGTACCAGTTGGCTGATCAGTATCGCATTAGCATCGATCAGATCGAGAAGTGGATGCTTGATGAATTGAAACGTTTGCGCAAGGACTCAGCCGATCACGTGCAAAAGCTGGCTGAATGGCAAGTGGCCGAGGCGCAACGCTTGAAAGAGCTCATCCGCGAAAACAATCATTTGAGCTATGTTGAATTCCAAATTGAACTTAATAAGGAGAGACAACGCCTACAAGAGCTCGCCAAGCAGTACTCAGTGAGTGTTGAGGAGGTCGAAATGTGGCTGCGTCAACAACTGGTCAATCTGAAGACCACCGGACAAGTACAGGTCGAGAGTCTCACACAGTGGCAAAGTGAAGAGCAAAAACGCTTGATTGAcatgctgctgcaacaacagaACAGCCTCAGCTATGAGGAGTTTGAGGCACAGTTACGTCGGGATCGTGCACATTTGCAACAGTTGGCGCAAGAGTACAGCGTGAGCGTTGAACAAATTGAAAACTGGATGCGCGACGAGCTACAGCGTTTGAAGAACTCCGGTCTGCTGCAAGTCGAACAGTTGACTTACTGGCAAAAGAACGAACGCGATCGTCTACAGGATTGGTTAAATCAACAGAACAATGCCACAACGTACGAGGAGTTCAATACATTCTTGCGCCGCGATAAGGCACGTTTGGAGCGCATTGCACAGGAGTATCATGTGACTGTTGAAGAGGTTGAATCCTGGGTGCAACAGGAAGGTGCCCGTTTGCAAGTGCTCGGCCTGATTACACGTCCACAGAGCTATGTCATCTATGAGGACCACAGCGGCAATGATGAATGGAAGGTCTACACGCTTGCACACTTGAAAGCCGTCGCACAAACAGTgccgatgaactggcaagattTTGAAGAGTACTTAGTTAAGGAGCGCATGCGTTGGGAGCAATTTGCCCGCCAGTACCACGTCAGCGTGGAAGAGATCGAAGAATATATACGCGAGGAGGCGCAGAAACTTAATCAGCAGGGAGTTATTACCGGTTCAATGACAGTTGAACAGTGGGAGATCGAAGAAAATCAGCACATACAAAATCTGATAAACGATCGGTTACGCAAGCAACAGCGTTGGTCGATTGAAGAGCTCGAAAGGCAGCTGAAGCAAGATCAGGAGCATTTGCGCCAACTGGCTATGCAGTATCACATAACGGTCGAGGAAGTCGAAGCATGGTATAAACAAGAATTGCAACGTCTGCTGGAACAAAATAAACTCATCTCCGAACATTTAGTTGACTGGCAACGCCGTGAAAAGGACCGTCTGTACCGCCTGATCACACGTCAGCCGGGTGTAACCGTGGAAGTGTGGGAAGAGCAAATTTTGCGCGACAGAAACACACTTAACAATCTAGCCGATGAATATCATGTGTCCATTGAAGAGCTTGAATCTTGGATACGCAACGAGCTCAGGCGACTTACTGATCTGGGGCTGGTACGCGACCTGCACCAATCTACCGACTACAATAACTGGCAGAAGCAGGAAAGTGAGCGCTTGCGCAGCATTGCTGCCGAGATCAACATTACCCAAATCGAGTTCCTTGAGTTCATTGCCGCCGACACTGATTACCAACGTCGCTTGGCAAAACTCTACGGCACCACGCTGGAACAATTGGCGCCCTTCCAAAGCATCGAAATCAGCCATTTGCAGCGTGAAGGACTTTTGGACAACACTAAGCTGCTTACGCTGGAGCAATGGCAGAAACGCGAACGCGATCGTCTTTACAATTTGATCAAAAATCAGAACTTCAGTTTGAAGAATCTACGCAACTGGCAGCGACAAGACATGTTCCTCAACGAGGTGGCCGCCAACTATGGCATCACTGCACAGGCGTTGAAAGACTGGCAAATTAAAGAATTCGAGCGTTTCATACAATTGGCCGAGCACTATGGTGTGACGCTGAACCAGCTACAAGACTTCCGTGATAAAGAATGGCGCTACATAAACTTTGTGATGCACAAGAAGACCAGCAACGAGGGCGAACGCATTAACTGGGGTGCCGAGGAAGCGAAACGCATGGCAGCACTCGAACGCAAGACCGGTTTGAGGGGTGAAGAATTACTCCAGTGGCGCCGCATATTCTATCTGTTGTGCCAAGGACTGTTGCCGATGGACGCTTCCACCGGTTTTGGTGGTCATGAGATGGGTGCCGGTTCGACAAATCGCACCGCCTGGCCACATAATGTTATCTCGAAGGATCGCGGTGATCAGCCACCGCATATTTACGACGAGAATGTTGATGCCGAAGAACCCGGACTGGCCGGCCAAGACAACAGTTTGTATCCACTGCCCAATGCAGCCATGAAAGTGGAACCAACCACGCAATATCCAGCTCCAAGCGCGGCCTACCTTCCACCGTCCAGCGGTGGCCGAACAAGTGGCTATCGTTACAGCAAGAAGGAATACAAGTTCACTGTGCCAGCGGGTACAGTCAACGCCGCGGCTAGCGCAGACGCGAGCAGCAGTATGACCAGTGCGAGTGCCAACGTCAACGTAGGTCGCGCACGTTATGGGCGTGAGCGTGAACTTGATacccaacagcagcagcagcaagagGTGGATGACTACGGACAGCAACAGCAAGTTGAAGTGGCTTGGAATGGCAAGTTGGAAGACGGCGGCCAGCAGCAAGTGCAAGATGGTTATGGTCGGGGCGGTTCTGCCGGTTACTCATCGTCATCTTCATCATCGCACGCTCACCATTCTGGTGGTGGCAGTAGCTATGGCCGCACAAGCTATGGTGGCTATGGACATcgtcaacagcagcagcagcagcagcagcagcaacagcaacagcaacaacaggaaGACTTCGGGCAGCAACAGCAGGTGGACGATTTTGGACAACAGCAACAAGTTGAATTGGATGACTACAAACAACAAGAATGGGATCAACAGCAACAAGTGCAGGTCGAAGATCTTAGTGGTTCCTACGGTGGTGCGCAGGCTGGCTACAATCAGAAGCAAGTATCGAGCACGGAAGCGAATGCG CACGTCGAAGTGGCTGCAGTAACTGAAAATACCGGTCTGTGGAACTCCTTTAAGAAGAAGGCTTCTGGACTCTTTGGATAA